A genomic stretch from Candidatus Hydrogenisulfobacillus filiaventi includes:
- a CDS encoding protein of unknown function (Evidence 5 : Unknown function), whose product MGANPIWQAEELARFLHCPRRVYLDRRAGRHPAGPELAARAAETRARLQAGAAVVEEAVLTDGRLTARFPCLEREAGASRLGSFRYRPRVAAADGRDLVDGLLTALAGLPLLTALQGAEPAIRLAGAGGGEVDFDPARGRAFVHWARQRLEAFLAAGEEPYPHPVAACAACPWQAACRARREGDDHLSLVAGIRPRQIRLLEVAGIRTVAGLAASGPETRVPGLGRATLERLRLQARLQLEARRRGSPVTVVLPAEPGRGLARLPAPAPGDLGAGVEEQPGADGGVRVTAVWWGRLNAPAQVSRTAGEEGHLFRVLAEALAGLAAAGGDLARRHPALWAVLTRQEPRFRGLVPGQPLLQPGESPQAAARRLALLLDHSYLVVQGPPGTGKTWTGAALVVDLLRAGRRVGVMAHSHQVVAHLLEGVAAAAAGAGLSVPMLQKVSGPGQAARVPDLQVVTAARRVERALRDRQPVLVGGTAWLFARRALTGKLDVLVMDEAGQLSLADALAAGQAADALILLGDPRQLNQPVQGSHPPGAAVSVLEHLLEGRPIVPPERGIFLDESRRLHPDLAGFLSRWVYEGRLRAHPACAGQAVGGGKPWAGTGLRFVPVAHHGRRTASPEEGEVVARLWQALVGRPWRGRSGRLRRLGPEDVLVVAPFNAQVTLLQHLLPPGARVGTVDKFQGQEAPVVLYSLAASSLEDLPRGAEFLFSLNRLNVAVSRAQALAVLVANPGLLTAAPPGLEALALMNTVAALVLEATVVPPEATGP is encoded by the coding sequence ATGGGAGCCAACCCGATCTGGCAGGCGGAGGAGCTGGCGCGGTTTCTGCACTGTCCCCGGCGGGTCTACCTGGACCGCCGGGCCGGGAGGCATCCGGCGGGGCCGGAGCTGGCGGCCCGGGCGGCGGAGACCCGTGCCCGCCTGCAGGCGGGGGCGGCGGTGGTGGAGGAGGCGGTGCTGACGGACGGCCGGCTGACGGCCCGTTTTCCCTGCTTGGAACGGGAGGCCGGCGCTTCCCGCCTGGGGTCCTTCCGCTACCGGCCGCGGGTGGCGGCGGCGGACGGGCGGGATCTGGTGGACGGCCTGCTGACCGCCCTGGCCGGGCTGCCCCTGCTGACGGCGCTGCAAGGGGCGGAGCCCGCCATCCGTCTGGCCGGGGCGGGCGGCGGGGAGGTGGACTTCGATCCCGCTCGGGGCCGCGCCTTCGTTCACTGGGCCCGCCAGCGGTTGGAGGCCTTCCTGGCCGCGGGGGAGGAGCCCTATCCCCACCCGGTGGCGGCCTGTGCTGCCTGCCCTTGGCAGGCGGCCTGCCGGGCGCGGCGGGAGGGGGATGACCACCTGAGCCTGGTGGCCGGCATCCGCCCCCGCCAGATCCGGCTCCTGGAGGTGGCCGGCATCCGCACCGTGGCCGGCCTGGCGGCCAGCGGGCCGGAGACGCGGGTGCCCGGCCTGGGCCGGGCCACCCTGGAGCGGTTGCGCCTACAGGCCCGCCTGCAGCTGGAGGCCCGCCGCCGCGGCTCCCCGGTGACGGTGGTGCTGCCGGCGGAGCCCGGGCGCGGCTTGGCCCGGCTGCCGGCGCCCGCGCCCGGAGACCTGGGGGCGGGGGTGGAGGAGCAGCCGGGGGCTGACGGCGGGGTGCGGGTGACGGCCGTATGGTGGGGTCGACTGAACGCCCCCGCGCAGGTGTCCCGGACCGCCGGGGAGGAGGGGCACCTCTTCCGGGTGCTGGCGGAGGCCCTGGCCGGGCTGGCCGCCGCCGGCGGGGACCTGGCCCGCCGCCACCCGGCGTTGTGGGCGGTGCTGACCCGGCAGGAGCCGCGCTTCCGGGGCCTGGTGCCCGGGCAGCCCCTGCTGCAGCCGGGGGAGAGCCCGCAGGCGGCAGCCCGCCGGCTGGCCCTGCTGCTGGATCACTCCTACCTGGTGGTGCAGGGGCCGCCGGGCACCGGCAAGACCTGGACCGGGGCCGCGCTGGTGGTGGACCTGCTGCGGGCGGGGCGGCGGGTGGGGGTGATGGCGCACAGCCACCAGGTGGTGGCCCATCTGTTGGAGGGGGTGGCGGCCGCGGCTGCCGGGGCCGGGCTGTCCGTACCCATGCTGCAGAAGGTAAGCGGTCCCGGGCAGGCGGCGCGGGTGCCGGACCTGCAGGTGGTGACCGCAGCCCGCCGGGTGGAGCGGGCGCTTCGGGACCGGCAGCCGGTGCTGGTAGGCGGGACCGCCTGGCTGTTCGCGCGCCGGGCGCTGACGGGGAAGCTGGATGTGCTGGTGATGGACGAAGCCGGCCAGCTCAGCCTCGCCGACGCCCTGGCGGCCGGACAGGCGGCGGATGCCCTCATCCTGCTGGGGGACCCCCGTCAGCTCAACCAGCCGGTGCAGGGTTCGCATCCGCCGGGGGCGGCGGTGTCGGTGCTGGAGCACCTGCTGGAGGGGCGGCCCATCGTGCCGCCGGAGCGGGGCATCTTTCTGGACGAGAGCCGGCGCCTGCATCCCGACCTGGCCGGCTTCCTTTCCCGCTGGGTATACGAGGGCCGGCTGCGCGCCCATCCCGCCTGCGCCGGGCAGGCGGTGGGCGGCGGGAAACCCTGGGCGGGCACCGGGCTCCGCTTTGTGCCGGTTGCCCACCATGGCCGCCGCACCGCCTCCCCCGAGGAGGGGGAAGTGGTGGCCCGCCTCTGGCAGGCGCTGGTGGGACGGCCCTGGCGGGGCCGCAGCGGACGCCTGCGCCGCCTGGGACCCGAGGATGTGCTGGTGGTGGCCCCCTTCAACGCCCAGGTCACCCTGCTCCAGCACCTCCTGCCGCCGGGGGCGCGGGTGGGCACGGTGGACAAGTTCCAGGGCCAGGAGGCCCCGGTGGTCCTCTACAGCCTGGCTGCCTCCTCCCTGGAGGACCTGCCGCGGGGGGCGGAGTTCCTCTTCAGTCTCAACCGCCTCAACGTGGCGGTATCCCGCGCCCAGGCCCTGGCGGTGCTGGTGGCCAACCCGGGCCTCCTTACCGCCGCCCCGCCGGGGCTGGAGGCCCTGGCGCTGATGAACACCGTGGCGGCGCTGGTGCTGGAGGCCACGGTGGTGCCGCCGGAGGCCACGGGGCCTTAA
- a CDS encoding protein of unknown function (Evidence 5 : Unknown function) has product MRRLDAGGTLTILTDRSAVAADLQAWARMVAVEVTGVEEGPGGWAVRLRRGPGSRLGGRGLDGDRVAGIRLF; this is encoded by the coding sequence ATGCGCCGGCTGGATGCCGGTGGGACCCTGACGATCCTGACCGACCGCTCGGCAGTGGCCGCCGACCTCCAGGCCTGGGCGCGGATGGTGGCGGTGGAGGTGACCGGGGTGGAGGAAGGCCCCGGGGGCTGGGCGGTGCGCCTGCGGCGCGGGCCCGGCAGCCGGCTGGGGGGCCGCGGTCTTGACGGCGACCGGGTAGCCGGTATCCGGCTGTTTTAA
- the mtnA gene encoding methylthioribose-1-phosphate isomerase (methionine salvage pathway) (Evidence 2a : Function from experimental evidences in other organisms; PubMedId : 14551435, 15102328, 16511105, 17690466, 18156470; Product type e : enzyme) → MQTVPAPATWFSVRWQEGRLVILDQRRLPLEEVYVALESPGDVFQAIRDLMVRGAPAIGLVAAWGLVLAAEGSAAPDGPALVAELEAVAAELATARPTAVNLSWALTRMLARARAAGAGGPAAVRAALAAEAAAIQAEDEAAGRAMGEHLLALLPEGEAGILTHCNAGQLATSRYGTALAPIYLGVERGRRFRVYADETRPVLQGARLTAWELARLGVDTTLICDDMAASVLQQGKVDAVIVGADRIAANGDTANKIGTLGVALMARYFGVPFYVAAPLSTVDFALPDGRAIPIEERPPEEVTEGLGRRIAPPGVKVYNPAFDVTPHDLITAIVTERGVARPPLGAALARLAGRG, encoded by the coding sequence ATGCAGACCGTCCCCGCTCCCGCGACCTGGTTCAGCGTGCGTTGGCAGGAGGGGCGCCTGGTCATCCTGGACCAGCGCCGGCTGCCCCTGGAGGAGGTCTATGTAGCCCTGGAGAGCCCGGGGGATGTGTTTCAGGCCATTCGCGACCTGATGGTGCGGGGGGCGCCCGCCATCGGGCTGGTGGCGGCCTGGGGCCTGGTGCTGGCGGCGGAGGGCAGTGCCGCCCCCGACGGGCCGGCGCTGGTGGCGGAGCTGGAGGCGGTGGCGGCGGAGCTGGCCACCGCCCGTCCCACCGCCGTCAACCTGAGCTGGGCCCTGACCCGCATGCTGGCGCGGGCCCGGGCGGCCGGCGCGGGCGGGCCGGCGGCGGTCCGGGCTGCCCTGGCGGCGGAGGCGGCGGCCATCCAGGCCGAGGATGAGGCGGCGGGCCGGGCCATGGGCGAGCACCTGCTGGCCCTGCTGCCCGAGGGGGAGGCCGGCATCCTGACCCACTGCAACGCGGGGCAGCTGGCGACCAGCCGCTACGGCACCGCGCTGGCCCCCATCTACCTGGGGGTGGAACGCGGGCGCCGTTTCCGGGTCTACGCCGACGAGACCCGACCGGTATTGCAGGGGGCCCGCCTCACCGCCTGGGAGCTGGCGCGCCTGGGGGTGGACACCACCCTCATCTGTGACGACATGGCCGCCAGCGTCCTGCAGCAGGGGAAGGTGGACGCCGTCATCGTAGGGGCCGACCGCATTGCCGCCAACGGGGATACGGCCAACAAGATCGGGACCCTGGGGGTGGCCCTCATGGCCCGCTATTTCGGGGTCCCCTTTTATGTGGCCGCCCCCTTGTCCACGGTGGACTTCGCCCTGCCCGACGGGCGGGCTATCCCCATTGAGGAGCGGCCGCCGGAGGAGGTGACCGAGGGCCTGGGCCGCCGCATCGCCCCGCCGGGGGTGAAGGTCTACAATCCCGCCTTCGACGTGACGCCGCACGACCTCATCACCGCCATCGTCACCGAGCGGGGGGTGGCGCGCCCGCCCTTGGGGGCGGCGCTGGCCCGCCTGGCGGGGCGGGGCTAG
- a CDS encoding putative HTH luxR-type domain-containing protein (Evidence 3 : Putative function from multiple computational evidences): MLEPPLPPLAEDPRAAGEALPAAVRAGIAAAALVGALSDPPHATAALIIALAAALDLAAGLIRRSLRPRPAAALYRDGLYALGFYLAYLHNFRVAALLLWPVVVVEALVVQGPRVWPRLLAAGLAGLGLRVLMAWHGRPAGYLGHPAWVAAVLLALAGAVWAGRNLWRQRELDATVAARRRQVREAMQLVIGRLLAANGIAREGAEAEGVPALLDAVCEQIGDRARCAEAADRLARLVEEEHLRRTLLTDREREILPWLATGLSYQTIAQRLVVSPGTVRAHAAAIMRKAGTHTRAETVEWARRLRLLEDDPVG; encoded by the coding sequence GTGCTTGAACCTCCTCTTCCCCCTTTGGCGGAGGATCCGCGGGCGGCCGGCGAGGCCCTGCCCGCCGCGGTGCGGGCCGGCATTGCGGCCGCCGCCCTGGTGGGGGCTTTGTCGGACCCGCCACATGCGACGGCGGCCCTGATCATCGCGCTGGCGGCCGCCCTGGACCTGGCCGCCGGGCTGATCCGCCGTTCGCTCCGGCCCCGCCCGGCGGCGGCTCTTTACCGCGATGGGCTCTACGCCCTCGGCTTCTACCTGGCCTACCTGCACAACTTCCGAGTGGCGGCCCTGCTGCTGTGGCCGGTGGTCGTGGTGGAAGCCCTGGTGGTGCAGGGCCCGCGGGTATGGCCCCGGCTGCTGGCCGCCGGCCTGGCGGGCCTGGGCCTGCGCGTGCTGATGGCCTGGCACGGCCGCCCCGCCGGCTACTTGGGCCATCCCGCCTGGGTGGCGGCGGTGCTGCTGGCCCTGGCGGGGGCGGTGTGGGCCGGCCGCAACCTCTGGCGCCAGCGGGAGCTTGACGCCACCGTGGCCGCCCGCCGCCGCCAGGTGCGGGAGGCCATGCAGCTGGTCATTGGCCGCCTGCTGGCCGCCAACGGCATCGCCCGCGAAGGGGCGGAGGCCGAGGGGGTGCCGGCCCTCCTGGATGCGGTCTGCGAGCAGATCGGCGACCGGGCCCGCTGCGCGGAAGCTGCGGACCGCTTGGCCCGGCTGGTGGAGGAGGAACACCTCCGCCGCACCCTGCTGACCGACCGCGAACGGGAGATCCTGCCCTGGCTGGCCACCGGCCTCAGCTACCAGACCATCGCCCAGCGGCTGGTAGTCTCCCCCGGCACCGTGCGCGCCCACGCCGCCGCCATCATGCGCAAGGCCGGCACCCACACCCGGGCCGAAACCGTAGAATGGGCCCGGCGCCTGCGCCTGTTGGAGGACGACCCCGTCGGCTAG
- a CDS encoding protein of unknown function (Evidence 5 : Unknown function) has protein sequence MGRFAHDPAVDPVQVGRRVAVARKRAGWTQAELTREINRLWLKAYPHQRPISERWLQMLESGRQLRSVNLARLDFVARALGLAVTDLAYAPGGSLPATAELEALLRRLGLSDASIRVLLEDVAYLRALDHR, from the coding sequence ATGGGACGCTTCGCGCACGATCCGGCGGTCGACCCGGTCCAGGTGGGCCGGCGGGTGGCGGTAGCCCGCAAGCGGGCGGGATGGACCCAGGCTGAACTGACCCGGGAGATCAACCGCCTGTGGCTCAAGGCCTATCCCCATCAGCGCCCCATCAGCGAACGCTGGCTGCAGATGCTGGAGTCCGGGCGCCAGCTGCGCTCCGTCAACCTCGCCCGCCTGGACTTCGTGGCGCGCGCCCTGGGACTGGCGGTGACCGACCTGGCCTACGCCCCGGGCGGCTCCCTGCCCGCCACTGCGGAACTGGAAGCCCTCCTGCGCCGGCTGGGCCTTTCCGACGCCTCCATCCGCGTGCTTCTGGAGGACGTGGCCTACCTGCGCGCCCTCGATCACCGCTAG
- the sigH gene encoding RNA polymerase sigma-H factor: MTDMPPVPADGNRVPDEELVDRARNGDSGAWEVLLARYQPLVRARARHYYLPGAEHEDLIQEGRIGLYKAIRDFNPGRSPAFRTFADLCVTRQILAAVKQAARLKHVPLNSSVSLDTPLTPAGEGAVRTLLDVLGGSNGLAGSDPLDQMVEEEELEAIATLLAGRLTDLEWRVLMDHISGISRPEIARRIHGSPKMVDNALQRVKRKLLASLSPDRRQAP; the protein is encoded by the coding sequence GTGACCGATATGCCTCCCGTCCCTGCCGATGGCAACCGGGTCCCCGATGAGGAGCTGGTGGATCGGGCCCGCAATGGGGACAGCGGGGCCTGGGAAGTGCTGCTGGCCCGCTACCAGCCGCTGGTCCGGGCCCGCGCCCGTCATTACTATCTCCCCGGCGCTGAGCATGAGGACCTCATTCAGGAGGGGCGCATCGGCCTCTACAAGGCCATCCGGGACTTCAACCCCGGCCGGTCCCCGGCCTTCCGCACCTTTGCCGACCTGTGTGTGACCCGCCAGATCCTGGCCGCGGTCAAACAGGCCGCTCGCCTCAAGCATGTCCCCCTCAACAGCAGCGTGTCCCTCGACACGCCCCTTACGCCGGCCGGCGAAGGGGCAGTGCGGACCCTCCTGGATGTGCTGGGCGGATCCAACGGCCTCGCCGGGTCTGATCCCCTGGACCAGATGGTGGAGGAGGAGGAGCTGGAGGCCATCGCCACGCTCCTGGCCGGCCGTTTGACCGACCTCGAATGGCGGGTGCTGATGGACCATATTTCGGGAATTTCCCGACCGGAAATCGCGCGCCGCATCCACGGCTCCCCTAAAATGGTGGACAATGCCCTGCAGCGGGTCAAGCGGAAGCTGCTGGCAAGCCTGTCGCCCGACCGCCGTCAGGCCCCCTGA
- a CDS encoding exported protein of unknown function (Evidence 5 : Unknown function) → MAPRRTRPLTVAAAVLAALLLPAPVLAAGLAHLPDPAANLAPDPDFWPVCEQDGWNSTGCTAATTAAIDHARAAEGLGPLVLPRNWAALDPVQQLFVLANLERVARGLTPVPGLSATLDQAAQAGAAAGTDPQGPGQLSQGQTVEAWASNWAQAPTPLIADYYWMYDDGYGGPGNTFNIDCTSPGADGCWGHRNNILTRWSQVMAGYGPYRLAMGAGAATLPAGPSFTQLFAVATPPHPAYVYTWAQALAAGAASPQGWDPVAVTVPPAGPGRVAGADRAATALALAQRAFPAGAATAVLAPGDNADLLDALVAGPLAAALQAPILLTDSPGRLNPSAAAGLSTLGVTRVYLVGADANPVLAGTLHRLGYQVREVGDTSPYTTAGAVAGLLQQQEGGQAFHAAFLVDSSPAHLVDALAAGPAAAALGTPILPVVPAGNGSWTLPAPERPYVSSTTTVYQVGRAAYGYVAGLPPATFPVALAGNNRFQTAALVDRTFFPDPRLLVVANGTSSHLVDALTAAPWVASRGGALVLVDNGTIPASTAGYLGSISADPPVRVLGGPASIPAGTGARIAALAGSGS, encoded by the coding sequence ATGGCCCCCCGGCGCACCCGCCCCCTCACCGTCGCGGCCGCGGTCCTGGCCGCCCTCCTGCTGCCGGCGCCCGTGCTGGCGGCCGGCCTGGCCCACCTGCCCGACCCCGCCGCCAATCTGGCCCCCGACCCCGACTTCTGGCCGGTCTGCGAACAGGACGGCTGGAACAGCACCGGCTGCACCGCCGCCACCACCGCGGCCATCGACCACGCCCGCGCTGCGGAAGGGCTGGGACCGCTGGTGCTGCCGCGCAACTGGGCGGCGCTGGACCCGGTGCAGCAGTTGTTCGTGCTGGCCAACCTGGAGCGGGTGGCGCGGGGGCTCACGCCGGTCCCAGGCCTGTCCGCCACCCTCGACCAGGCGGCCCAGGCCGGCGCCGCCGCCGGCACCGACCCCCAGGGCCCCGGTCAGCTCAGTCAGGGGCAGACGGTGGAGGCCTGGGCCTCCAACTGGGCCCAGGCCCCCACCCCGCTCATCGCGGACTACTACTGGATGTACGATGACGGCTACGGGGGACCGGGCAACACCTTTAACATCGATTGCACCAGTCCCGGGGCCGACGGCTGCTGGGGCCACCGCAACAACATCCTCACCCGCTGGTCGCAAGTGATGGCCGGCTATGGCCCTTACCGCCTGGCTATGGGCGCGGGGGCCGCCACCCTCCCCGCCGGTCCCTCTTTCACCCAGCTGTTCGCGGTGGCCACCCCGCCCCACCCCGCCTACGTCTACACCTGGGCCCAGGCCCTGGCGGCGGGGGCTGCCAGCCCCCAGGGCTGGGACCCGGTGGCGGTGACCGTACCCCCCGCCGGTCCCGGGCGGGTAGCCGGTGCCGACCGCGCCGCCACCGCCTTGGCCCTGGCCCAACGCGCCTTCCCCGCCGGGGCTGCGACCGCCGTGCTGGCCCCCGGGGACAACGCCGACCTGCTGGACGCCCTGGTGGCGGGTCCGCTGGCCGCCGCCCTCCAGGCCCCCATCCTGCTCACCGACAGCCCCGGCCGCCTCAATCCCTCGGCCGCGGCCGGACTGAGCACGCTGGGGGTGACGCGGGTCTACCTGGTGGGGGCGGACGCCAACCCCGTCCTGGCCGGCACGCTCCATCGCCTCGGCTACCAGGTGCGGGAGGTGGGGGACACCAGCCCCTACACCACCGCGGGCGCGGTGGCTGGCCTGCTGCAGCAGCAGGAAGGCGGCCAGGCCTTCCACGCCGCCTTCCTGGTCGACAGCAGCCCCGCCCACCTGGTGGACGCCCTGGCGGCGGGGCCGGCGGCCGCCGCCCTCGGCACCCCCATCCTGCCGGTGGTGCCGGCCGGGAACGGCAGCTGGACCCTGCCCGCCCCCGAGCGGCCTTATGTCAGCAGCACCACCACCGTCTACCAGGTGGGACGCGCCGCCTACGGCTACGTGGCGGGCCTGCCGCCGGCCACCTTCCCGGTGGCCCTGGCCGGCAACAACCGCTTCCAGACTGCGGCCCTGGTGGACCGCACCTTCTTCCCCGATCCTCGCCTGCTGGTGGTGGCGAACGGCACCTCCTCCCACCTGGTGGACGCCCTCACCGCCGCCCCCTGGGTGGCGTCCCGGGGCGGGGCGCTGGTGCTGGTGGACAACGGCACCATCCCGGCCTCCACCGCCGGCTACCTGGGCAGCATCAGCGCCGACCCGCCCGTGCGGGTCCTGGGCGGTCCTGCCTCCATCCCCGCCGGCACCGGCGCCCGGATCGCCGCCCTGGCCGGCTCCGGGTCGTGA
- a CDS encoding protein of unknown function (Evidence 5 : Unknown function), translated as MHDEEWKKTAGFTLNALAEVVHQCRRWAGETEGWLDELAALMAEPGREHPDWDRLARRARAAAEFCRAMQRLSRWEELWLEAGDLAEDLADAVESAHMLPAR; from the coding sequence ATGCACGACGAGGAGTGGAAAAAGACGGCTGGCTTTACCCTGAACGCGCTGGCGGAGGTGGTCCACCAGTGCCGGCGCTGGGCCGGGGAAACCGAGGGCTGGCTGGACGAACTGGCCGCGCTGATGGCGGAGCCGGGCCGCGAGCACCCGGACTGGGACCGGTTGGCCCGCCGCGCCCGCGCGGCGGCGGAGTTCTGCCGAGCCATGCAACGCCTGAGCCGCTGGGAGGAGCTGTGGCTGGAAGCGGGCGACTTGGCGGAAGACCTGGCGGACGCTGTAGAAAGCGCCCACATGCTCCCCGCCCGCTGA
- a CDS encoding exported protein of unknown function (Evidence 5 : Unknown function) — protein MDSRWRRRIRSASIRLTAFWLAALPVLGAASATPARADGGAPPAIPGGSSTSTITRVYGESRQATALALAEQAFPQGVPSGTAILTAGRNRDLVDALTAGPLAAALHVPILLTRSAHTPGRTLTAGLAALHVDRVILVGSTANPTLEARLPAGVTVAAVYRGSSRFRTAAKVAAALAAAEGVSRFGQVFLTSADQDHLVDALSAGPAAAHLGVPILLLPRGEERVSALPTSEQAWVYGASTAYVIGAAGRYRLKGLSPGTRVVRIAGPSRFATALAIDQRFFPHPSTVFIANGSEDHLVDALTATPWAARLDAPLLLVNDGRVTPSGRSYLQELAASAVQYVVIGGPASIPSTVTREVERTDHARREHEHHHPEQDPGDNTGDSGDSSDSGDGGGS, from the coding sequence ATGGACAGCCGCTGGCGGCGGCGCATCCGCTCCGCCTCCATCCGTTTGACAGCCTTCTGGCTGGCCGCCCTGCCGGTGCTGGGGGCGGCATCCGCCACCCCCGCCCGGGCGGACGGCGGCGCGCCGCCCGCCATCCCGGGCGGCAGCAGCACGTCGACCATTACCCGGGTTTACGGCGAATCCCGCCAGGCCACCGCCCTGGCCCTTGCCGAACAGGCCTTCCCCCAGGGGGTGCCTTCCGGTACCGCCATCCTGACCGCGGGCCGCAACCGCGACCTGGTAGACGCCCTCACCGCCGGCCCGCTGGCGGCCGCGCTCCACGTGCCCATCCTCCTCACCCGCAGCGCCCACACCCCGGGCCGCACCCTGACCGCCGGGCTGGCCGCCCTGCATGTCGACCGCGTAATCCTGGTGGGCAGCACCGCCAACCCCACCCTGGAGGCGCGCCTGCCGGCGGGGGTCACGGTGGCGGCGGTCTACCGGGGCTCCAGCCGCTTCCGCACCGCAGCCAAGGTGGCGGCAGCCCTGGCCGCGGCGGAAGGGGTAAGCCGGTTCGGCCAGGTCTTCCTGACCTCGGCCGACCAGGATCACCTGGTGGACGCCCTCTCCGCCGGCCCGGCCGCCGCCCACCTGGGGGTGCCCATCCTGCTGCTGCCGCGGGGGGAGGAACGGGTGAGCGCCCTGCCCACCTCCGAACAGGCCTGGGTGTACGGCGCCTCCACCGCCTATGTCATCGGTGCCGCCGGCCGGTACCGGCTGAAGGGCCTTAGCCCGGGCACCCGGGTGGTCCGCATCGCCGGCCCCAGCCGCTTCGCCACCGCCCTGGCCATCGACCAGCGCTTCTTCCCCCATCCCTCCACCGTCTTCATCGCCAACGGCAGCGAGGACCATCTGGTGGACGCCCTCACCGCCACCCCCTGGGCGGCCCGGCTGGATGCCCCCCTGCTGCTGGTGAACGATGGCCGGGTCACCCCGTCCGGACGGAGCTACCTGCAGGAACTGGCCGCCTCGGCGGTGCAGTACGTGGTCATCGGCGGCCCCGCCTCCATCCCCTCCACCGTAACCCGCGAGGTGGAGCGGACCGACCATGCCCGCCGCGAGCATGAGCACCACCACCCGGAGCAGGATCCCGGGGACAACACCGGCGACAGCGGAGACAGCAGTGACAGCGGCGACGGCGGCGGGTCCTGA
- a CDS encoding conserved protein of unknown function (Evidence 4 : Unknown function but conserved in other organisms), which produces MTVLDLRGLPAAERRPRIAEAVAGMAPGDSAVLVIEHEDFWGAIPKTIEGFAGQVRFDSITFEQNYRVYDVRVTKL; this is translated from the coding sequence ATGACGGTTCTGGATCTGCGCGGCCTCCCGGCCGCCGAACGGCGCCCGCGCATCGCGGAGGCGGTGGCGGGCATGGCCCCGGGCGACAGCGCGGTGCTGGTGATCGAGCACGAGGACTTCTGGGGGGCCATCCCCAAGACCATCGAGGGCTTCGCCGGCCAGGTGCGCTTTGACAGCATCACCTTCGAGCAGAACTACCGGGTCTACGACGTGCGCGTGACCAAGCTCTAG
- a CDS encoding protein of unknown function (Evidence 5 : Unknown function), with product MMDLKKHQILKKNYPAAPAGAVGVSGTRLADPVPPVCAVRLDAAATALAPGRGDRRGARLKTALQRQGG from the coding sequence TTGATGGACTTGAAAAAACATCAGATCCTCAAAAAGAACTATCCGGCGGCGCCGGCCGGGGCGGTAGGGGTTAGCGGGACTCGCCTTGCGGATCCGGTTCCGCCAGTCTGCGCGGTCCGCCTGGACGCGGCCGCCACCGCCCTTGCCCCTGGTCGGGGCGACCGCAGGGGGGCTAGGCTGAAGACAGCCCTGCAACGGCAGGGAGGCTGA
- a CDS encoding putative Rhodanese domain-containing protein (Evidence 3 : Putative function from multiple computational evidences) encodes MAVYPVELAPAVAEQVEALAAARGQRPEAVLALAATVYTTLLTTVQVPGVVFLTPGELAERLARGWAPTMVDVDQPAEYAALHLVGSRNLPLTELLVRQQELADAGDLLLLCKAGIRSGLAAAQLSCQRGRLFVLAGGLAAWMAEGRPLGRD; translated from the coding sequence ATGGCGGTGTATCCGGTGGAATTAGCCCCGGCGGTGGCGGAACAGGTGGAGGCGTTGGCAGCGGCGCGCGGGCAGCGCCCGGAGGCGGTTCTGGCCCTGGCGGCCACGGTTTATACCACCCTGTTGACCACCGTTCAGGTGCCAGGGGTGGTCTTTCTCACCCCTGGGGAATTGGCGGAGCGTTTGGCTCGCGGCTGGGCGCCGACGATGGTGGATGTTGACCAACCGGCAGAATACGCCGCCCTGCACCTGGTCGGCAGCCGTAATCTGCCCTTGACTGAACTGCTGGTGCGGCAGCAGGAACTGGCAGATGCAGGCGACCTGCTGCTGCTGTGCAAGGCCGGCATCCGCAGTGGCCTGGCGGCGGCACAGCTGAGCTGCCAGCGGGGCCGGCTGTTTGTCTTGGCCGGGGGCTTGGCGGCCTGGATGGCGGAAGGCCGGCCCCTGGGCCGGGATTAA